A stretch of Longimicrobium sp. DNA encodes these proteins:
- a CDS encoding ATP-grasp domain-containing protein: VIAAGVPVVPGTEDALSDAAEARRVAAEVGYPVLLKAAAGGGGKGMRIVASADEIERAFEAAGNEAQAAFGDRSVYIEKFLEGPRHIEIQLLADRHGNTLHLGERECSIQRRHQKLIEEAPSAVLTPEERAAMGATAVAAAQAVSYEGAGTVECLYQNGEFYFLEMNTRIQVEHPVTELVTGIDLVQWQIRIAAGEKLPFTQDDITFEGHAIECRITSEDPSNSFLPSTGRIQNLLIPSGPGVRWDGGITPGVEVGLFYDPMLAKLIVHAPTRIEAIDRMKRALQELRVEGVDTSVPFHLRVMDEPDFRAGNLTIKYLENHEDLLTAEPDEQTVRMAALAAALLEEERRTHRAMPRTQPATAGTTGGSAWRGNTGGWRGR, encoded by the coding sequence GTGATCGCGGCGGGGGTGCCGGTGGTGCCGGGGACGGAGGACGCGCTCTCCGACGCCGCCGAGGCGCGCCGCGTGGCGGCGGAGGTGGGCTACCCGGTGCTGCTCAAGGCGGCGGCCGGCGGGGGCGGGAAGGGGATGCGCATCGTGGCCAGCGCGGACGAGATCGAGCGCGCCTTCGAGGCGGCCGGCAACGAGGCGCAGGCCGCGTTCGGCGACCGCTCGGTGTACATCGAGAAGTTCCTGGAGGGGCCGCGCCACATCGAGATCCAGCTCCTCGCGGACCGCCACGGCAACACGCTGCACCTGGGCGAGCGCGAGTGCTCCATCCAGCGCCGCCACCAGAAGCTGATCGAGGAGGCTCCCAGCGCCGTGCTCACCCCGGAGGAGCGGGCGGCGATGGGCGCCACGGCGGTCGCGGCGGCGCAGGCCGTGAGCTACGAGGGCGCGGGGACGGTGGAGTGCCTGTACCAGAACGGCGAGTTCTACTTCCTGGAGATGAACACGCGCATCCAGGTGGAGCACCCCGTCACCGAGCTGGTGACGGGCATCGACCTGGTGCAGTGGCAGATCCGCATCGCCGCGGGCGAAAAGCTGCCGTTCACGCAGGACGACATCACCTTCGAGGGGCACGCCATCGAGTGCCGCATCACCTCGGAAGATCCCTCGAACTCGTTCCTGCCGTCCACCGGGCGCATCCAGAACCTGCTGATCCCCTCCGGCCCCGGCGTGCGCTGGGACGGCGGCATCACGCCGGGGGTGGAGGTGGGGCTGTTCTACGATCCCATGCTCGCCAAGCTGATCGTGCACGCGCCCACGCGCATCGAGGCGATCGACCGGATGAAGCGAGCCCTGCAGGAGTTGCGCGTGGAGGGCGTGGACACCAGCGTGCCCTTTCACCTGCGGGTGATGGACGAGCCGGACTTCCGCGCCGGCAACCTAACCATCAAGTACCTGGAGAACCACGAAGACCTGCTCACCGCCGAGCCCGACGAGCAGACGGTGCGCATGGCCGCGCTCGCCGCCGCGCTGCTGGAGGAAGAGCGGCGGACGCACCGGGCGATGCCTCGCACGCAACCCGCCACCGCCGGTACCACCGGCGGGAGCGCCTGGCGCGGGAACACGGGCGGCTGGAGAGGGCGTTGA
- a CDS encoding class I SAM-dependent RNA methyltransferase: MRIDSIAAGGEGVGRLPDGRVTFVHRTAPGDLAEVALVERKDRWTRGRLLRVIEPSLERREAPCAFYERCGGCTLEHMTYDAQLRAKSRIVADALTRIGGLAVDAPEVVPSPNEHRYRNRVSFALRRTEHGRVLAGFHALGDPDEIVDLDGGCLLFEEPIARVWDGIRRNWGPDARRLPSGQQLRLTLRASSTGQVSLLVEGGFARGRPKELIDVVPGLVSVYHRPGEAVPDLIAGAPGLPETWGDETVELSGAAFLQVNRAAAALLEQHVMSVIGDAAGLRVVDAYCGIGLHARRLARAGASVTGIELDPDAVAEARRSAPDGAVFVTAPVEDVLADHLPADLVILNPPRAGIAAEAAEVLAANPAARIVYISCNPATLARDLKRMGEAYSLESIRSFDLFPQTAHVETVVSLTHNRA; the protein is encoded by the coding sequence GTGCGGATCGACTCCATCGCGGCGGGCGGCGAGGGCGTGGGCAGGCTGCCGGACGGCCGCGTGACCTTCGTCCATCGCACCGCGCCCGGCGACCTGGCCGAGGTGGCGCTGGTGGAGCGAAAGGATCGGTGGACGCGCGGGAGGCTGCTGCGCGTCATCGAGCCGTCGCTCGAGCGGCGAGAGGCGCCCTGCGCGTTCTACGAGCGCTGTGGCGGCTGCACGCTGGAGCACATGACGTACGACGCGCAGCTTCGCGCCAAGTCGCGCATCGTCGCGGACGCGCTGACGCGGATCGGCGGGCTGGCCGTGGATGCGCCCGAGGTCGTGCCGTCCCCCAACGAGCACCGCTACCGCAACCGCGTGTCGTTCGCGCTGCGGCGCACGGAGCACGGGCGCGTGCTGGCGGGCTTCCACGCGCTGGGCGACCCGGACGAGATCGTGGACCTGGACGGCGGCTGCCTGCTGTTCGAGGAGCCGATCGCCCGCGTGTGGGACGGCATCCGCCGCAACTGGGGTCCGGACGCGCGGCGCCTGCCCTCCGGACAGCAGCTTCGGCTGACGCTGCGTGCCTCGTCCACCGGGCAGGTGTCGCTCCTCGTCGAGGGCGGATTCGCCCGGGGCCGGCCGAAGGAGTTGATCGACGTGGTCCCCGGTCTGGTCAGCGTCTACCATCGCCCCGGCGAGGCCGTGCCCGACCTGATCGCGGGCGCGCCGGGGCTGCCCGAGACGTGGGGCGACGAGACCGTGGAGCTGAGCGGCGCGGCGTTCCTGCAGGTGAACCGCGCGGCCGCGGCCCTGCTGGAGCAGCACGTGATGTCGGTGATCGGCGATGCGGCGGGGCTGCGCGTGGTGGATGCGTACTGCGGCATCGGGCTGCACGCGCGGCGGCTGGCGCGGGCGGGGGCGAGCGTGACGGGGATCGAGCTGGACCCCGACGCCGTCGCCGAGGCGCGGCGGAGCGCGCCGGACGGGGCCGTGTTCGTCACCGCGCCGGTGGAAGACGTGCTCGCCGACCACCTGCCCGCGGACCTGGTCATCCTGAACCCGCCACGGGCCGGCATCGCGGCGGAGGCGGCGGAAGTGCTCGCGGCCAACCCCGCGGCGCGGATCGTCTACATCTCGTGCAACCCGGCCACGCTGGCGCGCGACCTGAAGCGCATGGGCGAGGCGTACTCGCTCGAAAGCATCCGCTCGTTCGACCTGTTCCCGCAGACCGCGCACGTGGAAACCGTGGTCAGCCTGACGCACAACCGAGCCTGA
- a CDS encoding biotin/lipoyl-containing protein: protein MRYFVTIAGREVEVDLTGATPVVDGTPVEAQLSTLPGTRTRHLLAGGRSYPFAVQAGDRKGRWILATGAERFTADAVDERTRAIREMTGTVDDVADKTIVAPMPGLVLKIEVAVGDAVRAGQGVVVVEAMKMENELKAPADGVVASIAVQPGQTVDKGATLITLE from the coding sequence ATGCGCTATTTCGTAACGATCGCCGGACGCGAGGTGGAAGTGGATCTGACCGGCGCGACCCCCGTGGTGGACGGGACGCCCGTAGAGGCCCAGCTCTCCACGCTTCCGGGCACCCGAACCCGCCACCTGCTGGCCGGCGGCCGCTCCTATCCGTTCGCCGTGCAGGCGGGGGACCGAAAGGGGCGCTGGATCCTGGCGACCGGCGCCGAGCGCTTTACGGCCGATGCCGTGGACGAGCGCACCCGCGCCATCCGCGAGATGACGGGAACGGTGGACGACGTCGCGGACAAGACCATCGTCGCGCCGATGCCGGGGCTAGTGCTGAAGATCGAGGTGGCCGTGGGCGACGCGGTGCGCGCGGGGCAGGGCGTCGTAGTGGTGGAGGCGATGAAGATGGAGAACGAGCTCAAGGCGCCGGCGGACGGCGTCGTGGCCAGCATCGCCGTGCAGCCGGGGCAGACGGTGGACAAGGGCGCCACGCTGATCACCCTCGAGTAG